One Euphorbia lathyris chromosome 1, ddEupLath1.1, whole genome shotgun sequence DNA segment encodes these proteins:
- the LOC136233991 gene encoding oleosin H2-like, with product MADYPHKTTDRSAGAGPSRSQILALVTLLPVSATLLFLAGVTLTGTLIGLAVATPVFVIFSPVIVPAALVIGLAVLGFLTSGAFGITALSSLSWMANYLRRIRGSLPQQIDQAKRRAQEMTGHMGQKARDMGQAAQTKAQEAAGK from the coding sequence ATGGCTGATTATCCACACAAAACAACCGACAGGTCCGCCGGAGCCGGACCTTCCCGGTCACAGATATTGGCATTGGTGACTCTGCTTCCGGTAAGCGCTACACTCCTCTTCCTTGCAGGCGTAACTCTCACCGGAACGCTGATTGGACTAGCCGTTGCAACACCAGTTTTTGTGATATTCAGCCCAGTTATTGTACCGGCGGCGTTGGTGATTGGGTTGGCGGTGTTGGGTTTTTTGACATCAGGAGCTTTTGGGATTACTGCGCTGTCTTCACTATCATGGATGGCTAACTATCTTCGCAGGATCAGAGGATCTCTCCCGCAGCAGATCGATCAGGCAAAACGACGCGCACAGGAAATGACAGGCCATATGGGCCAGAAGGCTAGGGATATGGGCCAAGCTGCTCAAACCAAAGCCCAGGAAGCAGCTGgcaaatga